The following proteins are co-located in the Deinococcus radiotolerans genome:
- a CDS encoding HelD family protein, translating to MPVAELRPETHPDFELEKEHLSGTVAAMIRQIEFWEDRDRQMGADLETSIILGDQAEEFAAMLSPHVHQPYFGSLKVRVAGREQTLYVGKHGFRDVKGPHTVVSWDSEVGSLFYSQALGWTPRRGSAGVIRRRRQLDVSQKTLLRVTDLYDDEQGGDTGGREEVLLRRLQEGSTAGMRDVVETLQPEQNDAMRHPAGVPVIIQGAAGSGKTTIGFHRLAWMTNADRGAHRARPEACMVLMPNRVLATYAARILPELGIERVVVTTPETWAVGLLGLEKLEVTDRTLSLLLTDRDNTRRALAWRKAKLLGDARMLDVVRTHLWNRFNAALAGQGLRETVALRGREDQVFTLDEAALAGLLRDVFAADPLDGYRAGMRRAIEALALSTLNVPEGEEASVRRQLATPLTTLLGRIFATTTPITEARRLLGSPAELAASGLLTEREIALLGTDPLSGIPTPRRAHADVTEIPLMLAVQAFTGGIGRLDGRTLEPFDHVVLDEAQDYSPLLYALLGRATRPGHITALGDMNQGMHGYKGPSSWEAVQAQLPGAQVLTLGRTYRSTRQITELGARIAATYNRAAAVQGVDRDGAEVQRYAAPAGPDGELPLIARAVKDAQAAGHANIAIVTRRGVDAERMAEALREFDTDAQPITTQEHRFRGGLVILPVNLAKGLEFSAAIVASANADTYDESTEYERRLLYVSASRALHWLALVSTGELHPLIA from the coding sequence CAGGCCGAGGAGTTCGCGGCGATGCTCTCCCCGCACGTGCATCAGCCGTACTTCGGGAGTTTGAAGGTGCGCGTGGCGGGGCGTGAGCAGACGCTGTACGTCGGGAAGCACGGCTTCCGGGACGTGAAGGGCCCGCACACGGTGGTCAGCTGGGACAGCGAGGTGGGAAGTCTGTTCTACTCGCAGGCGCTTGGCTGGACGCCCAGGCGCGGCAGTGCGGGCGTGATCCGGCGGCGGCGGCAGCTGGACGTGAGTCAGAAGACGCTGCTGCGCGTCACCGACCTGTACGACGACGAGCAGGGCGGGGACACGGGCGGCCGCGAGGAGGTGCTGCTGCGCCGCCTGCAGGAGGGCAGCACCGCCGGGATGCGGGACGTGGTCGAGACGCTCCAGCCGGAGCAGAACGACGCGATGCGGCACCCGGCGGGCGTCCCGGTGATCATTCAGGGCGCGGCGGGGTCCGGGAAGACGACCATCGGCTTCCACCGGCTGGCGTGGATGACGAACGCGGACCGGGGGGCGCACCGGGCGCGGCCCGAGGCGTGCATGGTCCTCATGCCGAACCGGGTGCTGGCGACGTATGCAGCGCGCATCCTGCCGGAACTGGGCATCGAACGTGTGGTCGTCACGACGCCGGAAACCTGGGCGGTGGGGCTGCTGGGCCTGGAGAAGCTGGAGGTCACGGACCGCACCCTCAGCCTGCTGCTGACCGACCGGGACAACACCCGCCGGGCGCTGGCATGGCGCAAGGCGAAACTGCTGGGCGACGCGCGGATGCTGGACGTGGTCCGCACGCACCTCTGGAACCGCTTTAACGCGGCGCTGGCCGGGCAGGGCCTGCGCGAAACCGTGGCGCTGCGCGGCCGGGAGGATCAGGTGTTCACGCTGGACGAGGCGGCCCTAGCGGGCCTGCTGCGCGACGTGTTCGCCGCCGATCCCCTGGACGGCTACCGGGCCGGGATGCGCCGCGCGATCGAGGCCCTGGCGCTGTCCACCCTGAATGTCCCGGAAGGTGAGGAGGCCAGTGTGCGCCGGCAGCTGGCCACGCCGCTGACGACCCTGCTGGGCCGCATCTTCGCCACCACCACGCCGATCACCGAGGCGCGGCGCCTGCTGGGCAGCCCGGCGGAACTCGCCGCGAGCGGCCTGCTGACCGAGCGGGAGATTGCGCTGCTGGGCACCGATCCCCTCAGCGGGATTCCCACGCCCCGGCGCGCGCACGCGGACGTCACGGAGATTCCTTTGATGCTGGCCGTGCAGGCGTTCACGGGCGGCATCGGGCGGCTGGACGGGCGCACGCTGGAACCCTTTGATCACGTCGTGCTGGACGAGGCGCAGGACTATTCCCCGCTGCTGTACGCCCTGCTGGGCCGCGCCACCCGCCCCGGGCACATCACGGCGCTGGGCGACATGAACCAGGGCATGCACGGCTACAAGGGCCCCAGCTCCTGGGAGGCCGTTCAGGCGCAACTGCCCGGCGCGCAGGTCCTCACGCTGGGCCGCACGTACCGCTCCACGCGGCAGATCACGGAACTGGGTGCGCGGATCGCCGCGACGTACAACCGCGCCGCCGCCGTGCAGGGCGTCGACCGCGACGGCGCCGAGGTGCAGCGCTATGCGGCGCCCGCCGGGCCGGACGGGGAACTCCCGCTGATCGCGCGGGCCGTGAAGGACGCGCAGGCCGCCGGGCACGCCAACATCGCCATCGTGACCCGGCGCGGCGTGGACGCCGAACGCATGGCCGAAGCCCTGCGCGAGTTCGACACGGACGCGCAGCCCATCACCACGCAGGAGCACCGCTTCCGGGGCGGCCTGGTGATCCTCCCCGTGAACCTCGCCAAGGGCCTGGAGTTCAGCGCCGCCATTGTGGCCAGTGCGAACGCCGACACGTACGACGAGAGCACCGAGTACGAACGCCGCCTGCTGTACGTGTCCGCCAGCCGCGCGCTGCACTGGCTGGCGCTGGTCAGCACGGGTGAACTGCATCCTCTGATCGCCTGA
- the glnA gene encoding type I glutamate--ammonia ligase, translated as MTPQSTTPPTRDQILQQLQEAEVKFLRLQFTDILGTTKNVEVPKSQFAKALNGDVTFDGSAVEGFTRVEESDMLLRPDLGTFLIYPQFSREEGERGKVARLICDVALPDGTPFDGDPRQVLKRQIARAQAMGFEMFVGTEPEFFLFERSPSGVGTTITHDKAGYFDLAPIDKGERIRREITNKLVEMGFEIEAAHHEVSPGQHEIDFRYAPALETADRIATFKFVVKRVALEYGLLASFLPKPLPGVNGSGMHCHLSLFKGGTNAFADPGGEHGLSRTAQQFIAGLLDHAGAMVAITNPLVNSYKRLVPGFEAPVNVAWSTSNRSALIRIPAKRGNSTRAEVRMPDPSCNPYLALAVMLAAGLDGIEQDMEPAPAIQRNIFKMTVREKRHHRVKELPSDLREAVDELEKDDVLRRALGEHVLDHFVEAKRAEWREYNATVHAWELERYLDLI; from the coding sequence ATGACGCCCCAGTCCACCACGCCCCCCACCCGCGACCAGATCCTGCAGCAGCTGCAGGAAGCGGAAGTCAAGTTCCTGCGCCTCCAGTTCACCGATATCCTCGGCACCACCAAGAACGTCGAGGTGCCCAAAAGCCAGTTCGCCAAGGCCCTGAACGGCGACGTGACCTTCGACGGCAGCGCCGTGGAGGGCTTCACCCGCGTCGAGGAAAGCGACATGCTCCTGCGCCCGGACCTGGGCACCTTCCTGATCTACCCTCAGTTCTCCCGCGAGGAAGGCGAACGCGGTAAGGTCGCCCGCCTGATCTGCGACGTGGCCCTGCCCGACGGCACGCCCTTCGACGGCGACCCCCGGCAGGTCCTCAAACGGCAGATCGCGCGCGCGCAGGCCATGGGCTTCGAGATGTTCGTCGGCACCGAACCCGAATTCTTCCTGTTTGAACGCTCCCCCAGCGGCGTCGGCACTACGATCACGCACGACAAGGCCGGGTACTTCGACCTCGCCCCGATCGACAAGGGCGAACGCATCCGCCGCGAGATCACGAACAAACTCGTCGAGATGGGCTTCGAGATCGAAGCCGCCCACCACGAGGTCTCCCCCGGCCAGCACGAGATCGACTTCCGCTACGCGCCCGCGCTGGAAACCGCCGACCGCATCGCCACCTTCAAGTTCGTCGTCAAGCGCGTCGCGCTGGAGTACGGCCTGCTCGCCAGCTTCCTGCCCAAACCGCTCCCAGGCGTGAACGGCAGCGGCATGCACTGCCACCTCAGCCTGTTTAAGGGCGGCACGAACGCCTTCGCGGACCCCGGCGGCGAGCACGGCCTGTCCCGCACCGCGCAGCAGTTCATCGCGGGCCTGCTTGACCACGCGGGCGCAATGGTCGCCATCACGAACCCCCTCGTGAACAGCTACAAGCGCCTCGTACCGGGCTTCGAGGCCCCCGTGAACGTCGCCTGGAGCACCAGCAACCGCTCCGCGCTGATCCGCATTCCCGCCAAGCGCGGCAACTCCACCCGCGCCGAAGTCCGCATGCCCGACCCGAGCTGCAACCCGTACCTCGCGCTGGCCGTCATGCTGGCCGCCGGACTGGACGGCATCGAGCAGGACATGGAACCCGCCCCCGCCATCCAGCGCAACATCTTCAAGATGACCGTGCGCGAGAAACGCCACCACCGTGTCAAGGAGCTGCCCAGCGACCTGCGCGAGGCCGTGGACGAACTGGAAAAAGACGACGTGCTGCGCCGCGCGCTGGGCGAACACGTCCTCGATCACTTCGTGGAAGCCAAGCGAGCCGAATGGCGCGAGTACAACGCCACCGTCCACGCCTGGGAACTCGAACGGTACCTCGACCTGATCTGA
- a CDS encoding glutamine synthetase III family protein, whose amino-acid sequence MNHDFDVISAARNWRTDAVDTATPDQIISSVYSSDVLTLEQLKARLSKPTFKSLQATLERGATLDPSIADTVALAMKTWAMEKGATHYTHWFHPLTGATAEKHDSFVSPNGDGSAIATFSGKELIQAEPDASSFPSGGLRATFEARGYTAWDASSPAFIMRHANGATLCIPTAFASWTGEALDTKTPLLRSVEALNKAVTPALKLFGASEGTRVSSTLGAEQEYFLIAEEYYYRRPDLVMTGRTLFGAQPPRGQELEDHYFGAIPDRVLSYMTDAEQQLYALGIPVKTRHNEVAPGQFEIAPIFEDSNIAADHQQLTMQVLRNTARKYGLVALLHEKPFAGVNGSGKHCNWSMSTNAGENLLEPGDTPHENLQFLFFTSAVIKAVDEHQDLLRISVASASNDHRLGANEAPPAIISIFLGSELSDIFDRLESGQGGRGAEAGLLGLGTSVLPPLPRHAGDRNRTSPFAFTGNKFEFRAAGSSQSISFPITVLNTIVADAVSALAAELKAKLDGGADLNSAVADIVKATYSAHKRIVFNGDGYSDEWHQEAEHGRKLLNLRTTLDAVHHLTDAKNGALFEKFKVLSDRELAARQEIMYDIYFKTVNIEGETTEYMARTMILPAAVKYLSELHAAGGSKAVRGVAAEVEAAADELFDAVQTLSAQNTATGGDEVHEKAHHMRDQVLPAMSAVRKAADKLEKVVAEQHWPLPTYRQMLFVK is encoded by the coding sequence ATGAACCATGACTTCGACGTGATCTCCGCCGCCCGGAACTGGCGCACGGACGCCGTGGACACCGCCACGCCCGACCAGATCATCAGCAGTGTGTACTCCAGCGACGTCCTGACCCTGGAACAGCTCAAGGCCCGCCTGAGCAAACCCACCTTCAAGAGCCTCCAGGCGACCCTGGAACGCGGCGCGACCCTCGACCCCAGCATCGCCGACACCGTCGCGCTCGCCATGAAGACCTGGGCCATGGAGAAGGGCGCCACGCACTACACCCACTGGTTCCACCCCCTGACCGGCGCGACCGCCGAGAAGCACGACTCGTTCGTGTCCCCCAACGGCGACGGCAGCGCCATCGCGACCTTCAGCGGCAAGGAACTCATCCAGGCCGAGCCGGACGCCAGCTCCTTCCCGTCGGGCGGCCTGCGCGCGACCTTCGAGGCGCGCGGCTACACCGCCTGGGACGCTTCATCACCCGCGTTCATCATGCGCCACGCCAACGGCGCGACCCTGTGCATCCCCACCGCGTTCGCCAGCTGGACCGGTGAGGCGCTCGACACCAAGACGCCCCTGCTGCGCTCCGTCGAGGCGCTGAACAAGGCCGTCACGCCCGCCCTGAAACTCTTCGGAGCCAGCGAAGGCACCCGCGTGAGCAGCACCCTGGGCGCCGAGCAGGAGTACTTCCTGATCGCCGAGGAGTACTACTACCGCCGCCCCGACCTCGTCATGACCGGCCGCACCCTGTTCGGCGCGCAGCCCCCGCGCGGCCAGGAACTCGAGGACCATTACTTCGGTGCGATTCCCGACCGCGTCCTGAGCTACATGACCGACGCCGAGCAGCAGCTGTACGCGCTGGGCATTCCGGTTAAGACCCGTCACAACGAGGTCGCGCCCGGCCAGTTCGAGATCGCCCCGATTTTCGAGGACAGCAACATCGCCGCCGACCACCAGCAGCTCACCATGCAGGTTCTGCGCAACACCGCCCGCAAGTACGGCCTCGTCGCCCTGCTGCACGAGAAGCCCTTCGCGGGCGTGAACGGGTCGGGCAAGCACTGCAACTGGAGCATGAGCACCAACGCCGGTGAGAACCTCCTCGAGCCCGGCGACACCCCGCACGAGAACCTGCAGTTCCTGTTCTTCACCTCCGCCGTCATTAAGGCCGTGGACGAGCACCAGGACCTGCTGCGCATCAGCGTCGCCAGCGCCAGCAACGACCACCGCCTGGGCGCCAACGAGGCGCCGCCCGCGATCATCAGCATCTTCCTGGGCAGCGAACTGAGCGACATCTTCGACCGCCTGGAAAGCGGCCAGGGTGGACGCGGCGCCGAGGCCGGCCTGCTGGGCTTGGGCACCAGCGTTCTGCCCCCCCTGCCCCGTCACGCCGGGGACCGCAACCGCACCAGCCCGTTTGCGTTCACCGGGAACAAGTTCGAGTTCCGCGCGGCGGGCAGCAGCCAGAGCATCTCCTTCCCGATCACGGTCCTGAACACCATCGTCGCCGACGCCGTGAGCGCCCTGGCGGCCGAGCTGAAGGCCAAGCTGGACGGCGGCGCGGACCTGAACAGCGCCGTGGCGGACATCGTGAAGGCCACCTACAGCGCCCACAAGCGCATCGTCTTCAACGGCGACGGCTACAGCGACGAGTGGCACCAGGAAGCCGAGCACGGCCGGAAGCTCCTGAACCTGCGCACCACCCTGGACGCCGTGCACCACCTGACCGACGCGAAGAACGGCGCGCTGTTCGAGAAGTTCAAGGTCCTGTCTGACCGTGAACTGGCCGCCCGCCAGGAAATCATGTACGACATCTACTTCAAGACGGTGAACATCGAGGGCGAGACCACCGAGTACATGGCCCGCACCATGATCCTCCCCGCCGCCGTGAAGTACCTGTCCGAACTGCACGCCGCCGGGGGCAGCAAGGCCGTTAGGGGCGTGGCCGCCGAGGTCGAGGCCGCCGCGGATGAGCTGTTCGACGCCGTGCAGACCCTCAGCGCCCAGAACACCGCCACCGGCGGGGACGAGGTGCACGAGAAGGCGCACCACATGCGCGATCAGGTGCTGCCTGCCATGAGCGCCGTGCGCAAGGCCGCCGACAAGCTGGAGAAGGTCGTTGCCGAGCAGCACTGGCCGCTGCCGACCTACCGCCAGATGCTGTTCGTGAAGTAA
- a CDS encoding AAC(3) family N-acetyltransferase, with amino-acid sequence MLNLLRRSAVTPAELDEGLRALGLDGTGHVIVHASLKSFGQLEGGARTVVDALDRAAATVVAPAFTYSTLLTRPTATAHARFHRDSRVSRDIGRVPQELVDRADALRSFHPTLSFIALGQEARRITEAQSLSSPYQPIGALYDLDGYALLMGVDFGSNTSVHYGEHLAGVPLLTRYVPLDGQVVPTAFPNCSADFDNLAPEVHARARSVQVGQSTLRLYRVRDLVDSTVRLLNRDPEGLLCTYRGCRCQEVRTLVRQQGLKPRAHTGLIS; translated from the coding sequence GTGCTGAACCTGCTTCGCCGCTCCGCTGTGACCCCCGCCGAACTGGACGAGGGGCTGCGGGCACTGGGACTGGACGGCACGGGTCACGTGATCGTGCACGCCAGCCTGAAATCCTTCGGTCAGCTGGAGGGCGGGGCGCGAACGGTCGTGGACGCCCTGGACCGCGCGGCGGCTACGGTGGTCGCCCCGGCGTTCACGTACTCCACGCTGCTCACGCGGCCCACGGCGACGGCCCACGCGCGCTTCCACCGCGATTCGCGGGTCAGCCGCGACATCGGGCGGGTGCCGCAGGAACTCGTGGACCGCGCGGACGCCCTGCGGTCCTTCCATCCCACCCTGAGTTTCATCGCGCTGGGCCAGGAGGCGCGCCGCATCACCGAGGCGCAGTCCCTGAGCAGCCCGTATCAGCCGATTGGCGCGCTGTACGACCTCGACGGGTACGCCCTGCTGATGGGCGTGGATTTCGGCAGCAACACCAGCGTCCACTACGGCGAGCATCTGGCCGGCGTGCCGCTCCTGACGCGGTACGTCCCGCTGGACGGCCAGGTGGTGCCCACCGCGTTCCCGAACTGCTCGGCGGATTTTGACAACCTCGCGCCTGAGGTGCACGCCCGCGCCCGCAGCGTGCAGGTCGGGCAGAGCACCCTGCGCCTGTACCGTGTGCGCGACCTTGTGGACAGCACCGTTCGCCTCCTGAACCGCGACCCTGAAGGGCTCCTGTGCACCTACCGAGGCTGCCGCTGCCAGGAAGTGCGGACGCTGGTGCGTCAGCAGGGCCTGAAGCCGCGCGCCCACACAGGCCTGATCAGCTAA
- a CDS encoding FAD/NAD(P)-binding protein — translation MTQTYTPERPLRVAVIGSGPSGIFATEALLKQTDVPAQVDVFDRLPTPYGLVRYGVAPDHLTIKSVTRGFEKTLADERVRFLGNVEFGTDLTHEDALAHYDAVLYTVGASSDRRLGIPGEDLTGSMSATEFVAWYNGHPDAAAREMVLSASGVAVVGVGNVALDVSRILVKTAQELHESDIAAHALTALDASHVQDVWVLGRRGPAQAAFTTKELREFGELHAAEPVVKPTEIALTETEEAAITDNTKKKNVEVLRDFAARTPEGKARRVHLRFLTSPVEILDDGQGRVGGLKVERNRLDENGNAVGTGEFEVLPVQMVLRSVGYRGVPLPGVPFDEKRGVIANDEGRVVGRVGEYTAGWIKRGPSGVVGTNRKDATDTVAHLLADAKEGKLPGAAHPTREALDALLVGKGVQVYTFHDWQVLDAHELAEGKAQGRPRAKVVHRELMLGHRKS, via the coding sequence ATGACCCAGACCTACACCCCCGAACGCCCCCTGCGGGTCGCCGTGATCGGCAGCGGCCCCAGCGGCATCTTCGCCACCGAAGCCCTCCTGAAGCAGACCGACGTGCCCGCGCAGGTGGACGTCTTTGACCGCCTGCCCACGCCGTACGGGCTGGTGCGCTACGGCGTCGCGCCGGACCACCTGACGATCAAGAGCGTCACGCGCGGCTTCGAGAAGACCCTGGCGGATGAACGCGTGCGCTTCCTGGGCAACGTGGAATTCGGCACGGACCTGACCCACGAGGACGCGCTGGCCCACTATGACGCGGTGCTGTACACCGTGGGCGCCAGCAGCGACCGCCGCCTGGGCATCCCCGGTGAAGACCTAACGGGCAGCATGAGCGCCACCGAATTCGTCGCGTGGTACAACGGCCACCCGGACGCCGCCGCGCGCGAGATGGTCCTGAGCGCCAGCGGCGTCGCCGTGGTCGGCGTGGGGAACGTGGCGCTGGACGTGAGCCGCATCCTCGTGAAGACCGCGCAGGAGCTGCACGAGAGTGACATTGCCGCGCACGCCCTGACCGCGCTGGACGCCAGTCACGTGCAGGACGTGTGGGTGCTGGGCCGCCGCGGGCCCGCGCAGGCCGCCTTCACCACCAAGGAGCTGCGCGAGTTCGGGGAGCTGCACGCCGCCGAGCCTGTTGTGAAGCCCACTGAGATCGCGCTGACCGAGACCGAGGAGGCCGCGATCACCGACAACACCAAGAAGAAGAACGTGGAAGTCCTGCGCGACTTCGCGGCCCGCACGCCCGAAGGCAAGGCCCGGCGCGTTCACCTGCGCTTCCTGACCTCCCCCGTCGAGATTCTCGACGACGGCCAGGGCCGCGTGGGGGGCCTGAAAGTCGAGCGCAACCGCCTGGACGAGAACGGCAACGCGGTCGGCACCGGCGAGTTTGAGGTGCTGCCCGTGCAGATGGTGCTGCGCTCGGTCGGGTACCGCGGTGTGCCGCTGCCCGGCGTGCCCTTCGACGAGAAACGCGGCGTGATCGCCAACGACGAGGGCCGCGTGGTGGGCCGCGTGGGCGAGTACACCGCCGGGTGGATCAAACGCGGCCCCAGCGGCGTGGTCGGCACAAACCGCAAGGACGCCACCGACACCGTCGCGCACCTGCTGGCCGACGCGAAGGAAGGCAAGCTGCCCGGCGCCGCCCACCCCACCCGCGAGGCCTTGGACGCCCTGCTGGTCGGCAAGGGCGTGCAGGTGTATACCTTCCACGACTGGCAGGTCCTCGATGCGCACGAACTCGCGGAGGGCAAGGCGCAGGGCCGCCCCCGCGCCAAGGTCGTCCACCGCGAACTGATGCTCGGTCACCGCAAGAGCTGA
- a CDS encoding helix-turn-helix domain-containing protein encodes MISNTRTPSTRTFVDTVTYRPGAVILYPGKSDMLYRVSTGLVRVHTMDDDGNGLTLRYVKPGEYFGEEALAGVNRAYFAEAVTDSSIDVINPALMSAEDNLHVTTHLVRTLERAYESIYRLVGKRLRARIAGELLELKDTALATQLDSGETMIYATHDELAAAVGSVRETVTKVVGELSREGVISAGYGKITLKNEKALSDIAAA; translated from the coding sequence ATGATCAGCAACACCCGCACCCCCAGCACCCGCACCTTCGTGGACACCGTCACCTACCGCCCCGGCGCCGTCATCCTCTACCCCGGCAAGAGCGACATGCTCTACCGCGTCTCCACCGGCCTCGTGCGCGTGCACACCATGGACGACGACGGTAACGGCCTGACCCTGCGCTACGTCAAACCCGGCGAGTACTTCGGCGAGGAAGCCCTGGCCGGCGTGAACCGCGCCTACTTCGCCGAGGCCGTCACGGACTCCAGCATCGACGTCATCAACCCCGCCCTGATGAGCGCCGAGGACAACCTGCACGTCACCACGCACCTCGTGCGGACCCTGGAACGCGCCTACGAGAGCATCTACCGCCTGGTCGGCAAGCGCCTGCGCGCCCGCATCGCCGGTGAGCTGCTGGAACTCAAGGACACCGCGCTGGCCACCCAGCTCGACAGCGGCGAGACCATGATCTACGCCACGCACGACGAACTGGCCGCCGCCGTCGGCAGCGTGCGCGAGACCGTTACCAAGGTCGTCGGGGAACTGTCCCGTGAAGGCGTGATCAGCGCCGGCTACGGCAAGATCACCCTGAAGAACGAGAAGGCCCTGTCCGACATCGCCGCTGCGTAA
- the gyrA gene encoding DNA gyrase subunit A — MTGIHPVDITSEVKTNFINYAMNVIVDRALPDVRDGLKPVQRRIMYALMLEGLYSNVKHAKSASVVGEVMKKYHPHGDSSIYDAMVRLGQWWNMRYPMVHPQGNFGSIDGDPPAAMRYTEARMTKVAEEVLADLEKKTVDLKPNYDETTEEPTVLPSAVPNLLINGASGIAVGMATNIPPHNLTEISNGLLALIENPNITLDDMMTHVQGPDFPTGGRISRAGIREAYATGHGGLKVRGKARIDEKNGRNQIIISEIPYQVNKTNLIQTISAMYKAGKIPDIAALRDESDRKDPVRIVIDLKRGAIPTLVLNQLYKYTQLQSTFTIINLSIVNGEPRVLPLIDTMRYFLEHRQDVVTRRTQYDLDKAQERAHILEGLLKALDHIDEVISLIRASNTGAEARDSLMARFGLTEVQSQAILDMRLQRLVGLEREKLQGEYDELQKTIAFLQSILGDEKLLWREIKKEIRAVRDNYGDERRSAITLLEEDITKEDLIAVEDMVITMTKAGYLKRTKLDAYRAQSRGGRGASGGKLREEDVNTRVFVGSTHDYLLFFTDQGRVFHEKIYDLPEAGRDAKGTHIRNLLPSLREEENVASVLSVKGFEEAGCFIFATKNGIVKKTLITEYGNITSAGLIAINLQPGDELIGVGIVQDGDHVVLATRNGKAMRFESGEVRETGRATQGVIGIRLRDGEDDAVVSMALVPGSDVDSELLAVSECGLGKRTPVGDYPAKGRGGMGVITLDVTDKTGKLVTLARVGGNEELMVLTEKGTVIRTRVEEVRVTGRNAQGVKVINIADKDSVISAFPIRREDEL, encoded by the coding sequence ATGACTGGAATTCACCCCGTTGACATCACCAGTGAAGTCAAGACCAACTTCATCAACTACGCCATGAACGTGATTGTGGACCGCGCGCTGCCCGACGTGCGCGACGGTCTCAAACCCGTGCAGCGCCGCATCATGTACGCGCTGATGCTCGAGGGCCTGTACTCGAACGTCAAGCACGCCAAGTCTGCCTCCGTGGTGGGCGAGGTCATGAAGAAGTACCACCCGCACGGCGACTCCTCCATCTACGACGCGATGGTGCGCCTGGGCCAGTGGTGGAACATGCGCTACCCCATGGTGCACCCCCAGGGCAACTTCGGCTCGATCGACGGCGACCCGCCCGCCGCGATGCGCTACACCGAAGCGCGCATGACCAAGGTCGCCGAGGAAGTCCTGGCCGACCTGGAAAAGAAGACGGTGGACCTCAAGCCCAACTACGACGAGACCACTGAGGAACCCACGGTGCTGCCCAGCGCCGTGCCGAACCTGCTGATCAACGGCGCGTCGGGGATTGCGGTGGGCATGGCGACGAACATCCCGCCGCACAACCTCACCGAGATCAGCAACGGCCTGCTGGCCCTGATCGAGAACCCGAACATCACGCTGGACGACATGATGACCCACGTGCAGGGCCCGGACTTCCCCACCGGCGGGCGCATCAGCCGCGCGGGCATCCGTGAGGCGTACGCGACCGGACACGGCGGCCTGAAGGTGCGCGGCAAGGCCCGCATCGACGAGAAGAACGGCCGCAACCAGATCATCATCAGCGAAATTCCGTATCAGGTGAACAAGACCAACCTGATCCAGACGATCAGCGCGATGTACAAGGCCGGGAAGATCCCGGACATTGCCGCCCTGCGCGACGAGTCCGACCGCAAGGACCCGGTGCGCATCGTGATCGACCTCAAGCGCGGCGCGATCCCCACGCTGGTGCTGAACCAGCTGTACAAGTACACGCAGCTCCAGAGCACCTTCACGATCATCAACCTGAGCATCGTGAACGGCGAGCCGCGCGTGCTGCCCTTGATCGACACCATGCGCTACTTCCTGGAGCACCGCCAGGACGTCGTGACCCGCCGCACGCAGTACGACCTGGACAAGGCGCAGGAACGCGCCCACATCCTCGAAGGTCTGCTGAAGGCACTCGATCACATTGACGAGGTCATCAGCCTGATCCGCGCCAGCAACACCGGCGCCGAGGCCCGCGACTCCCTGATGGCCCGCTTCGGCCTGACCGAGGTGCAGTCCCAGGCGATCCTGGACATGCGCCTGCAGCGTCTGGTGGGCTTGGAGCGCGAGAAACTGCAGGGTGAGTACGACGAGCTGCAGAAGACGATTGCCTTCCTGCAGTCCATCCTGGGCGACGAGAAGCTCCTGTGGCGCGAGATCAAGAAGGAGATCCGCGCGGTCCGTGACAACTACGGTGACGAACGCCGCAGCGCGATCACGCTGCTGGAAGAGGACATCACCAAGGAGGACCTGATCGCCGTGGAGGACATGGTCATCACCATGACCAAGGCCGGGTACCTCAAGCGCACGAAGCTGGACGCCTACCGCGCCCAGAGTCGCGGCGGGCGCGGCGCGAGCGGCGGCAAGCTGCGCGAGGAGGACGTGAACACCCGCGTGTTCGTCGGCTCCACGCACGACTACCTGCTGTTCTTCACCGATCAGGGCCGCGTGTTCCACGAGAAGATCTACGACCTGCCCGAAGCGGGCCGCGACGCCAAGGGCACGCACATCCGCAACCTGCTGCCCAGCCTGCGTGAGGAAGAGAACGTCGCGTCCGTGCTGAGCGTGAAGGGCTTCGAGGAGGCCGGGTGCTTCATCTTCGCCACGAAGAACGGCATCGTGAAGAAGACGCTGATCACCGAGTACGGCAACATCACGTCCGCCGGTCTGATCGCCATCAACCTGCAGCCCGGTGACGAGCTGATCGGGGTGGGCATTGTGCAGGACGGCGACCACGTGGTCCTGGCGACCCGCAACGGCAAGGCGATGCGCTTCGAGAGCGGCGAGGTGCGCGAGACGGGCCGCGCGACGCAGGGCGTGATCGGCATCCGCCTGCGTGACGGCGAGGACGACGCGGTGGTCAGCATGGCGCTGGTGCCCGGTAGTGACGTGGACAGCGAACTGCTCGCGGTCAGCGAGTGCGGCCTGGGCAAGCGCACGCCGGTGGGTGACTACCCGGCCAAGGGGCGCGGCGGCATGGGCGTGATCACGCTGGACGTGACCGACAAGACCGGCAAGCTCGTGACACTGGCGCGCGTGGGCGGCAACGAGGAACTGATGGTGCTGACCGAGAAGGGCACCGTGATCCGCACCCGCGTGGAGGAGGTCCGCGTGACGGGCCGCAACGCGCAGGGCGTGAAGGTGATTAACATTGCCGACAAGGACAGTGTGATCAGTGCCTTCCCGATCCGCCGCGAGGACGAACTCTAA